One segment of Sulfobacillus thermosulfidooxidans DSM 9293 DNA contains the following:
- a CDS encoding leucyl aminopeptidase, which translates to MKVQLKVDDRFKVPAELVAVGVYENENGTDREHMPEAYQTLLSDAMARGEFEGKLLQTLTALPVPGVLTRRVVFIGLGKQSELTANVVRKVFGQLAQISEKMKVQSVAAALPQGSFSEKDAALAATEGWVLGSWKFAGYHQEPVDRHVADLYLTNIGHVESAQEGVDVGLVVANAQNYTRDLGFRPSNKLYPELLAEEAVDAGRRHGFSVEVFDEMRLKELGMEALLGVGQGSVYPPRLVLMRYDAHADKTLALVGKGITFDSGGISLKPSAGMEDMKYDMLGAAAVLGAMCAIAETKPSVNVIGLMAIAQNMPSGSAYKPGDVVRAFNGKTIEITNTDAEGRVALSDAVSYAAHLRPNWIVETSTLTGAVLVVLGHEATGLVADDDKLAEQVIEAGDKVGERIWRLPIYPEYKELYKSKVADIKNSPGRDAGTITGGMIIREFAGGIPFAHLDIAGTAWTKEGPLNAVDGATGVMVRTFVELAHMLA; encoded by the coding sequence GTGAAAGTGCAGTTAAAGGTCGATGACCGTTTTAAGGTTCCGGCTGAACTCGTGGCAGTAGGAGTCTATGAAAATGAGAACGGGACCGACCGCGAACATATGCCTGAAGCCTACCAAACCCTTTTAAGCGATGCGATGGCACGGGGGGAATTTGAGGGAAAATTGTTACAGACGCTCACTGCATTGCCCGTCCCAGGTGTGCTTACTCGGCGCGTGGTATTTATCGGGTTAGGAAAACAATCCGAATTGACCGCGAATGTTGTACGAAAAGTTTTTGGACAACTTGCCCAGATTAGCGAAAAAATGAAAGTGCAATCGGTCGCCGCGGCATTGCCCCAAGGAAGTTTTTCCGAAAAAGATGCGGCATTGGCTGCGACAGAAGGATGGGTCTTGGGATCGTGGAAATTCGCTGGATACCATCAGGAACCCGTCGACCGACACGTGGCCGATTTATATTTGACCAATATTGGCCACGTGGAATCGGCGCAAGAGGGGGTCGACGTGGGGTTAGTGGTCGCCAACGCGCAAAACTATACACGGGATTTAGGATTTCGCCCGTCGAATAAATTGTATCCGGAGCTTCTCGCTGAAGAAGCGGTGGATGCGGGCCGCCGTCATGGGTTTAGTGTGGAAGTGTTTGATGAAATGCGCCTTAAGGAATTGGGCATGGAGGCCTTATTAGGGGTCGGACAAGGTAGTGTGTATCCGCCGCGTCTCGTCCTGATGCGTTATGATGCACATGCTGATAAGACATTAGCTCTGGTCGGAAAAGGTATTACCTTCGATTCCGGTGGGATTAGTTTGAAACCATCTGCCGGAATGGAAGACATGAAATATGACATGTTGGGTGCCGCCGCTGTTTTAGGAGCGATGTGTGCGATTGCCGAGACCAAACCGTCGGTAAACGTCATCGGTTTAATGGCTATCGCTCAAAATATGCCATCGGGATCGGCCTACAAACCGGGGGACGTTGTTCGGGCCTTTAACGGGAAGACCATCGAGATCACCAATACCGATGCAGAAGGTCGCGTAGCCTTGTCCGATGCCGTCAGTTATGCGGCACATTTGCGGCCCAATTGGATTGTGGAGACTTCGACCTTGACCGGGGCTGTTTTGGTCGTGTTGGGGCATGAAGCCACAGGACTTGTCGCGGATGATGATAAATTGGCGGAGCAGGTGATTGAAGCGGGGGACAAGGTAGGTGAACGCATTTGGCGCTTACCAATTTACCCTGAGTACAAAGAGCTATACAAATCAAAAGTGGCGGATATTAAAAATTCTCCTGGGCGGGACGCTGGCACCATTACCGGGGGTATGATTATTCGGGAATTTGCGGGCGGTATTCCCTTTGCCCATTTGGACATTGCCGGAACGGCATGGACGAAAGAAGGACCGCTGAACGCTGTGGATGGTGCCACGGGCGTTATGGTTCGGACTTTTGTGGAATTAGCGCATATGCTTGCCTAA